The Paenibacillus swuensis genome contains the following window.
CACTACCACGATGAGCACAGCGAACAGATCGTCCTCGAGCAGTCCCGCGTCCAGTCCGATCGCCGCGATGATGAGCGCGACTTCGCCCCGCGACACCATGGCCGCGCCTATACCCAGCGCGTTGCGGTTCTTGAAGCCCGCGAGCCTTGCGCCTAACGCGGATCCGGCAAGCTTCGTCACGATCGCCAGCGCCGACAGCCAGGTAATCAGCCACAAATTGTCGGCGATACCGTCGAACTTCGCGCTCACCCCGATCGACGTGAAGAATACCGGCACGAAGATCGAATAACCGATCGTCTCGACCTTCTCAAACACTTCATGCTTGTATTCGGTTACCGAGATGGCGACTCCCGCAATATAAGCCCCGATAATAGCTGCGACCCCCGCATACTCCGCCAAATAAGCGTAGAAGAAGCAGATGATAAGCCCTGCCGAGATGACCGACTCGGTTACCCGTAACGGTGCGAACCGCTTCAGCGCCCATGGCACCAGAATCCAGCCGAGGAGGATGGCGACGGCGAAGAAGAGGAATTTTTTGAGAATAATGAATCCTAGGTTCACTTCCCCGCCCGCCAAACTCATTACAAAAGCCAGCCCCACAATCACCAGAATATCATCAATCACCGCCGCGCCTAAGATCGTGGATCCCTCTCTGGACTTGAGCTTGCCCATCTCCTTGAGCGCCTGTACGGAAATACTGACCGACGTCGCCGACAATAGCAGGCCCAGGAACACGGCTTCCAACGGCGGCAAGTTCAAAATCAACCCCGCCCCGTAACCAAGCGTGAGCGGAACGATAATACCCGCCATACCTACAAACAACGACGCCTTCCCCGTCCGCTTAAACTCTTCCGTATCCGTCTCCAAGCCGGCGATGAACATGAGCAAAATCACACCAATTTGACTAAGCTCCTCGAGAACCTCCGTCGAATGAATGAGCCCCAGCACGGACGGTCCCACCACAATGCCGATAAGCAACTTACCGAGCACTGAGGGCTGTCCGAGCCGAACGCTGATGTCACCCGCGATTTTGGAGAAAATCAGAATAATAGCCAATTGAAGAATAAGCATGGAAATTCCACCTTTCTTGTCTACCCTAGGTTTTGGAATAATTTACGAAAACATACATAAAGAAGCCTATCAACCAACCGCCGCCGCGCCGAGTAATTCGACATAGCTGGCCCTTGGTGACAGGCTCCTCCAGATGATGCGTATATTAAGTTAGATTTTCTTATGGGGAAAAATGGGGCAAATAATCCGTTTCATCATATCACGTGGCGGATTCGCGCGCAATAGCGGTTAGGTGTACGCCGCCTAGCCAGCGATCAATGCCGTTTAATGTAACGGCATCGGCTTCGCCGCGCAGCGCCTGCAGGCCAACGGCCGTGATCTGGACGCGGTAGTCGTCCAGATCGGGGGCGCGGCCGTAGCGCGGCAGCTCTGTCGGCCCGGCGATCTGCAGGAGTGGCTTTGGATCGGATCGCATTCGGTCTAGGTAGCACCAGTACTGCAAATCGCCGAGGCCATAGCCCGGGTTCAGGCGGTGAATAGCCTGGAACAAGGGTGCGAGTCCTTGCGGTTGCTGGGGGGCGTTGGTAACTCCGTTTGCCACATTTGGGCGATATCCCGTTGACTCAGCTGGTGATGTTGTTGGATCTCCGTTTGCCTCGTTTGGGCGATATCCCGTTGACTCAGCTGGTGATGTTGTTGGATCTCCTTTTGCCTCATTTGGGCGATATCCCGTTGACTCAGCTGGTGATGTTGCTGGATCTCCGTTTGCCTCGTTTGGGCGATATCCCGTTGACTCAGCTGGTGATGTTGTTGGATCTCCGTTTGCCTCGTTTGGGCGATATCCCGTTGACTCAGCTGGTGATGTTGTTGTATCTCCGTTTGCCTCGTTTGGGCGATATCCCGTTGACTCAGCTGGTGATGTTGTTGGATCTCCGTTAGCTTCATTTGGACGATATCCCGTTGACTCAGCAGCTGGGGTGGCCGCTGTGAAATCCGCGGCCGATTCGATCGGCACGCCCGCCAGCAGAGCCAGCGTCTGCCGCTCCACCACCCCCAGCCCGCCGGGCCGGCTGGGATAGCGCTGCAGATGCAGCGCAAGCGCCGCCGCCAAATACGGCAGCGGCGCAAGATCCCGATCCCGCAGCAACGCTGGCACCGCTGCGGGATCGGGCGAGGCGTAAGCCGCCCAGGCCTCGGCGGCCAACGCCAACTGCACCGGCGTGAC
Protein-coding sequences here:
- a CDS encoding cation:proton antiporter; this encodes MLILQLAIILIFSKIAGDISVRLGQPSVLGKLLIGIVVGPSVLGLIHSTEVLEELSQIGVILLMFIAGLETDTEEFKRTGKASLFVGMAGIIVPLTLGYGAGLILNLPPLEAVFLGLLLSATSVSISVQALKEMGKLKSREGSTILGAAVIDDILVIVGLAFVMSLAGGEVNLGFIILKKFLFFAVAILLGWILVPWALKRFAPLRVTESVISAGLIICFFYAYLAEYAGVAAIIGAYIAGVAISVTEYKHEVFEKVETIGYSIFVPVFFTSIGVSAKFDGIADNLWLITWLSALAIVTKLAGSALGARLAGFKNRNALGIGAAMVSRGEVALIIAAIGLDAGLLEDDLFAVLIVVVLVTTIVTPPMMKLFLGDSRPERVSGRV
- a CDS encoding DUF1835 domain-containing protein → MGQKVLHLTNGDSVADKLRMIITSTEAVVLAWREMLIDGPIQADMDETGFVERRAAYFEEKMGVPAAEFIATQMEQQATLGDGSAYAEIVLWFEHDLFDQTLLLYVLDRMRRLGVPHEKLKLLMIGSFPGVEPFYGLGQLTEAQLSGLVGTERPVTPVQLALAAEAWAAYASPDPAAVPALLRDRDLAPLPYLAAALALHLQRYPSRPGGLGVVERQTLALLAGVPIESAADFTAATPAAESTGYRPNEANGDPTTSPAESTGYRPNEANGDTTTSPAESTGYRPNEANGDPTTSPAESTGYRPNEANGDPATSPAESTGYRPNEAKGDPTTSPAESTGYRPNEANGDPTTSPAESTGYRPNVANGVTNAPQQPQGLAPLFQAIHRLNPGYGLGDLQYWCYLDRMRSDPKPLLQIAGPTELPRYGRAPDLDDYRVQITAVGLQALRGEADAVTLNGIDRWLGGVHLTAIARESAT